A part of Candidatus Brocadia sp. genomic DNA contains:
- a CDS encoding alpha/beta hydrolase, with product MSRYWMITNRNVENDGFGPNLAPRTYWISEGGPLDKFKNWKQVTGNQFQLELIKAADKFPLILDPERHEDQKHVSIFVHGYNNDWKDAAQRYESLNAKLFEGNQGLGLCILFSWPSDGFVLGYYPDRMDARKCAPDLSEVLNALYDWMLEKQKAAIEDRTQSCRAKVSVIAHSMGNYVLQNAMQYTWTRKNQPLLVSLVNQLLMVAADVDNDLFKSGEEIDKSDGDAIANLTYRVTALFTGRDNVLGMSAGLKHFGKRRLGRSGLDRTYPIPDNVWDVDCTTLISKDADNIHSAYFDEPKTIKLMRQILRGVDRKVLALQKLAPQ from the coding sequence ATGTCGAGATACTGGATGATCACGAATCGCAATGTGGAGAATGACGGCTTCGGCCCAAATCTGGCACCGCGGACTTACTGGATCAGCGAAGGAGGACCTCTTGATAAATTCAAAAATTGGAAGCAGGTGACCGGCAATCAGTTTCAATTGGAACTGATTAAGGCAGCTGATAAATTTCCTTTAATTTTAGATCCGGAAAGGCACGAAGACCAGAAACACGTCTCCATCTTCGTTCATGGATACAACAACGATTGGAAAGATGCGGCACAAAGATACGAATCGCTAAACGCCAAATTGTTTGAGGGTAATCAGGGTTTAGGTTTGTGCATCCTGTTTAGCTGGCCTTCGGATGGATTTGTGTTAGGATACTATCCGGACCGGATGGATGCCCGTAAATGTGCGCCAGACCTTTCAGAGGTGTTGAATGCGCTCTACGATTGGATGCTGGAGAAACAAAAAGCCGCCATTGAAGATCGGACACAATCTTGCCGTGCGAAGGTCTCAGTGATTGCTCATAGTATGGGTAATTACGTGCTTCAGAATGCCATGCAGTATACCTGGACCCGTAAAAACCAACCCCTGCTCGTCTCTCTCGTCAACCAATTATTGATGGTGGCGGCGGATGTAGACAATGATCTGTTTAAAAGCGGGGAAGAAATTGATAAAAGTGATGGTGACGCAATTGCAAACCTTACCTATCGGGTTACAGCGCTTTTCACCGGTCGCGATAATGTGCTTGGCATGTCGGCAGGTCTCAAGCATTTTGGCAAACGCCGTCTCGGCCGCAGCGGATTGGATCGCACATATCCAATTCCCGATAACGTCTGGGATGTAGATTGTACAACGTTAATTTCTAAGGACGCGGATAACATCCATTCAGCATATTTCGACGAGCCCAAAACAATAAAACTCATGCGACAAATCCTCCGCGGCGTTGACAGGAAAGTCCTGGCCTTGCAAAAACTCGCTCCGCAGTAG
- a CDS encoding ABC transporter ATP-binding protein, whose translation MKKDISSKNTYIRLLGYLKPYWHKSVIILILSAVSAYVAVLPTQILGIAVDEIKIADKFIKTIPGNPSEENPSDKTYLYEQKNPIPLSKPLLTASRSIYKHWFEGYNSTIVTLVFLAVSFILMHTFHSGITLAHGFITSELGQRLIYDMRNQLYSHIQRFPLQYFENTKTGDIMSRLMNDVNSLEQAVVGPVITFITDMFKFGWILYFCLKLDWQLTSIALFVCPFISLCTYNFGKRIRKVFRSLRDKTAELNSLIQDNISGIRVIAGFAKEAEEMGRFRNKNYENYNLYVRILKLVSALRPIVDLITETGAVVVICLGGYKVLQGQLSAGTFVIFFPYLQMMYSPITGLTRFYNQVQRAIASTERIFEILDTPCDLKDAPNAIDLPPVRGVVEFKHVYFRYNPDTEVLRGINITARPGQMIAFVGPSGSGKTTLTKLIPRFYDPTKGGIFIDGYNIREVKLHSLRKQMAMVLQESFLFNDTVKANIAYARSDAMDKEIEEAARAANAHDFIVELPKGYDSVIGERGVKLSGGQKQRIAIARAILANPRILILDEATSSVDTETEQLIQNAIYRLVKNRTTFVIAHRLSTILHADLIVVLEKGRIVETGLHHELLANGGLYKKLFEMQFDTQEKVKLEGAETGFAKAEVVVAHEPAIDLNETPQHPKWS comes from the coding sequence ATGAAAAAAGACATTTCTTCTAAAAACACCTATATCAGACTGCTGGGTTATCTAAAGCCTTATTGGCATAAATCAGTAATTATTCTTATCCTCTCGGCTGTAAGCGCTTATGTTGCTGTCTTACCGACCCAGATATTGGGCATTGCGGTGGATGAGATCAAGATAGCTGACAAATTTATAAAAACGATACCCGGCAATCCATCTGAGGAAAACCCATCCGATAAAACTTACCTTTATGAACAAAAGAACCCTATCCCACTCTCGAAACCTTTACTAACTGCCTCCCGTTCTATTTATAAGCATTGGTTTGAAGGTTATAATTCTACTATCGTTACGCTGGTCTTTCTTGCCGTGAGTTTTATCCTCATGCATACCTTTCATAGCGGTATTACTCTGGCACACGGCTTCATTACTTCCGAATTAGGACAGAGGCTCATTTATGATATGCGGAATCAACTCTACAGCCATATCCAGCGATTCCCCCTACAATATTTTGAAAATACGAAGACCGGTGATATCATGAGCCGTCTCATGAATGACGTTAATTCCCTGGAACAGGCAGTTGTGGGTCCTGTTATTACCTTTATTACCGACATGTTTAAATTTGGCTGGATACTGTATTTTTGCTTAAAACTCGACTGGCAACTCACCAGTATTGCCTTATTTGTTTGCCCTTTTATCTCTTTATGTACCTATAATTTTGGGAAAAGGATCAGAAAGGTCTTTCGCTCCCTGAGGGACAAGACGGCTGAACTGAACTCTCTCATTCAGGACAATATCTCCGGTATCCGGGTTATTGCTGGATTTGCGAAAGAGGCCGAAGAAATGGGACGTTTCCGGAATAAAAACTATGAGAACTACAACCTCTACGTTCGCATATTGAAACTTGTTTCAGCATTAAGGCCCATTGTAGACCTGATAACCGAGACGGGGGCCGTGGTCGTCATCTGTCTCGGTGGATATAAGGTACTTCAGGGACAACTCTCTGCGGGCACCTTTGTAATATTCTTTCCCTATCTCCAGATGATGTACAGTCCCATTACCGGTCTTACACGCTTTTACAATCAAGTGCAACGTGCCATCGCATCCACCGAGCGCATCTTTGAGATACTGGATACGCCGTGCGATTTGAAAGATGCCCCCAATGCTATTGATTTGCCGCCCGTGCGTGGTGTAGTTGAATTCAAACATGTCTACTTCAGGTATAATCCGGATACAGAAGTCCTGAGAGGCATCAATATCACTGCGCGCCCCGGCCAGATGATTGCCTTTGTGGGCCCCAGCGGTAGCGGTAAGACCACCCTTACAAAACTCATCCCCCGATTCTATGACCCGACGAAGGGAGGGATTTTCATTGATGGTTATAATATCAGAGAAGTCAAACTCCACTCCCTGCGCAAGCAAATGGCCATGGTACTCCAGGAATCTTTTCTGTTTAATGATACGGTAAAGGCGAATATTGCTTATGCCCGATCCGATGCAATGGATAAGGAAATTGAAGAAGCTGCCCGTGCTGCTAATGCACATGATTTTATCGTTGAATTGCCGAAGGGGTATGATTCCGTGATCGGCGAACGCGGCGTGAAACTCTCCGGTGGACAAAAACAACGCATCGCCATTGCCCGTGCCATCCTCGCCAATCCCCGGATACTCATCCTGGACGAGGCCACATCATCTGTTGATACAGAGACCGAACAACTCATCCAGAATGCCATCTACCGATTGGTAAAAAACCGGACAACATTCGTCATAGCACACCGGTTATCGACCATATTACATGCCGATTTGATCGTGGTCCTGGAGAAGGGGAGGATTGTGGAAACAGGACTCCATCATGAACTTCTTGCAAATGGAGGGCTCTATAAAAAACTCTTTGAGATGCAGTTCGATACTCAGGAAAAGGTGAAGTTAGAAGGGGCTGAAACAGGGTTTGCAAAGGCGGAAGTAGTTGTAGCACATGAACCCGCTATCGATTTAAATGAGACTCCCCAACACCCTAAGTGGTCATAA
- a CDS encoding FtsX-like permease family protein, whose protein sequence is MTALFKIALRAIMRNKLRSSLTILGIVIGVGAVIVMVSIGQGAKAFVEKQLESLGTNVLIIIPISTTHAAARGTTGTITLTAEDAFAIVKECSAVSYISPGIRTTTQVVYGNMNWTTGVSGAGPDYQIIRNWPLKDGRFITQQDVNTMAKVCVLGQTVVTNLFGTLDPVDKWVRVNNIPFKVIGVLSAKGQSPTGQDQDDMVLLPYTTLQRKIMGVTYIGYMLASSTTAESRFEAIEQITSLLRQRHRLRSNEENDFTVISQVEFASTVMETSHTMTVLLGSIALVSLFVGGIGIMNIMLVSTTERTREIGIRMAVGAKEKDILFQFLIESTVLSSIGGIVGIIFGIFTSKLVSYYGGWPSLLSSPSIAVAFLFSNMVGIFFGYYPARKASRLNPIEALRYE, encoded by the coding sequence ATGACGGCACTTTTTAAAATAGCTTTACGTGCAATTATGAGGAACAAGTTACGTTCCTCCCTGACGATCCTTGGCATCGTTATTGGTGTTGGCGCTGTAATTGTTATGGTAAGTATCGGGCAAGGAGCCAAAGCCTTTGTTGAAAAACAACTGGAGAGTTTAGGGACAAACGTCCTTATTATTATCCCCATAAGTACCACACATGCCGCTGCCAGGGGTACCACAGGAACCATCACCTTAACGGCAGAAGACGCCTTTGCTATAGTAAAGGAATGTAGTGCCGTAAGTTATATTTCGCCCGGTATCAGGACAACCACGCAGGTTGTTTACGGAAATATGAACTGGACAACCGGGGTGTCGGGGGCAGGACCTGACTATCAGATTATACGGAACTGGCCGTTAAAAGACGGGAGATTTATTACTCAGCAGGATGTAAATACCATGGCAAAGGTTTGTGTCCTTGGGCAGACTGTTGTAACCAATCTTTTTGGAACGTTGGACCCCGTTGACAAGTGGGTTCGTGTAAACAATATACCATTTAAAGTAATCGGTGTACTGAGCGCCAAAGGACAATCTCCTACAGGCCAGGATCAGGACGATATGGTTCTCCTGCCATACACGACCTTACAGAGAAAGATTATGGGGGTTACATATATTGGTTATATGCTTGCTTCATCGACTACCGCAGAGTCACGGTTTGAGGCAATCGAACAAATTACTTCTCTTTTAAGGCAACGCCACCGGCTGAGATCCAATGAAGAGAATGATTTCACGGTTATCAGCCAGGTAGAATTTGCCTCAACGGTGATGGAAACAAGTCATACGATGACCGTTCTCCTCGGTAGTATTGCATTAGTATCCCTGTTTGTAGGTGGTATCGGCATCATGAATATCATGCTGGTTTCCACAACCGAAAGGACCAGAGAGATTGGCATCAGAATGGCAGTCGGTGCCAAGGAAAAGGATATCCTCTTCCAGTTTCTGATAGAATCTACTGTTCTTAGCTCCATTGGTGGGATAGTCGGGATAATTTTTGGCATTTTCACGTCAAAATTGGTTTCTTACTATGGGGGATGGCCATCGTTACTATCTTCACCATCTATCGCCGTTGCATTCCTCTTTTCAAACATGGTCGGTATCTTCTTTGGTTATTATCCGGCGAGGAAGGCGTCGAGGCTTAACCCGATTGAGGCGCTCAGGTATGAATGA
- a CDS encoding ABC transporter ATP-binding protein → MHDIVLLNDIYKIYTMGEFKVTALKGVSLSIKKGEFVAIMGASGSGKSTLMNILGCLDSPTRGKYYLEGVEVSRFSKNELAEIRNKKLGFVFQSFNLLSRTTIVENIELPLIYSRKISGKDIDKIHQIMRILGLEGFQKHYPNQLSGGQQQRVAIARAIINDPTLLLADEPTGNLDSATSKDVMNVLTDLNLNLGITIVLVTHETDIAGYARRVVVLKDGTVLSDTPSPSAATPVVQAS, encoded by the coding sequence ATGCATGATATCGTATTGTTGAATGACATCTATAAGATATATACGATGGGAGAGTTTAAGGTCACGGCCTTAAAAGGGGTGTCTTTGTCTATAAAAAAAGGGGAATTTGTGGCTATTATGGGGGCATCCGGGTCAGGTAAGTCCACCTTGATGAATATACTCGGATGTCTCGATAGTCCCACCCGGGGGAAATATTATCTGGAAGGTGTCGAAGTTTCCCGGTTTTCAAAAAATGAGTTGGCCGAAATCCGGAATAAGAAACTAGGATTTGTGTTTCAGAGTTTTAACCTGCTCAGCCGGACTACGATAGTAGAGAATATCGAACTTCCCCTTATTTATAGTAGGAAAATATCCGGAAAAGACATCGATAAGATTCATCAGATAATGCGTATTTTGGGCCTTGAGGGGTTTCAAAAACACTATCCCAATCAACTATCCGGTGGACAACAGCAGCGCGTTGCTATTGCACGTGCCATCATCAATGACCCCACCTTGCTCCTTGCCGACGAACCAACGGGAAACCTGGATAGCGCTACCAGCAAAGATGTCATGAACGTACTCACCGACCTCAATCTTAACCTGGGTATTACCATTGTGCTCGTTACCCATGAAACAGATATTGCCGGATACGCCCGCAGGGTTGTTGTTCTCAAAGACGGTACGGTGTTAAGCGACACTCCTTCTCCATCCGCCGCTACGCCTGTGGTTCAGGCATCTTGA
- a CDS encoding efflux RND transporter periplasmic adaptor subunit: MKKYMIIGILCLIAIVVASIYFLGNKESIHYKTEKIDRENIRRYVTATGTINPVRTVIIGSQVTGIISKLYVDYNSEVKVGQVVAQIDPVPFEHRVKQAEAALATAIASLEKAKVNSKNNRRNYHRSKKLFAKSVVSIEELDVARTTYQAGLADIKLAESQVLQAKAALEIAKTDLEHTVIVSPLNGIVISRNVDVGQTVVSSFQTPTLFNIAEDLVHMQVNTNVDEADIGMVQAGQDAKFTVDAFPEDLFEGKVSEIRMAPIIFQNVVTYDTIINVDNTSLKLKPGMTANTSILVAKAENVLRVPNAALRYTPSEILKGEVDKKVLADRKLAKKTVSHIWVLDKGKLKQVAVKLGIGNDSFTEILEGDVKEGQEVVISETLPRATVKGQQRVPWSRGRY; this comes from the coding sequence ATGAAAAAATACATGATTATTGGTATCCTATGTCTCATTGCCATTGTCGTAGCGTCAATTTATTTCCTTGGCAATAAGGAATCTATTCACTACAAGACAGAAAAAATAGACAGAGAAAATATCAGGAGATATGTCACTGCAACCGGTACCATAAACCCTGTAAGAACCGTTATAATCGGTAGTCAGGTCACTGGCATTATTTCGAAACTGTATGTTGACTATAATTCTGAAGTTAAGGTGGGCCAAGTCGTGGCCCAGATTGACCCGGTCCCCTTTGAACATCGGGTTAAACAGGCGGAAGCAGCCCTTGCCACTGCTATAGCTTCCCTTGAAAAGGCCAAAGTGAATTCTAAAAATAATAGGAGAAATTACCATCGTTCAAAGAAATTGTTTGCTAAAAGTGTTGTCTCCATCGAAGAACTTGATGTTGCCCGGACTACATATCAGGCGGGTCTGGCTGATATAAAACTGGCCGAGTCGCAGGTATTACAAGCCAAAGCAGCCCTGGAAATTGCAAAAACAGATTTAGAACATACGGTAATTGTCTCCCCATTAAACGGGATTGTGATCTCCAGAAATGTGGACGTAGGGCAAACTGTGGTATCCAGTTTTCAAACTCCCACCCTCTTTAATATTGCCGAAGATCTGGTTCATATGCAGGTCAATACGAATGTCGATGAAGCCGATATCGGTATGGTTCAGGCAGGACAGGATGCAAAGTTTACGGTAGATGCCTTTCCTGAGGACCTGTTTGAGGGTAAGGTCTCCGAGATCCGTATGGCACCTATTATTTTTCAAAATGTTGTGACATACGATACGATAATTAATGTCGATAATACATCCCTGAAGCTCAAGCCCGGAATGACGGCAAATACTTCCATTTTAGTGGCTAAGGCAGAGAACGTTTTAAGGGTTCCCAATGCGGCACTGCGATATACCCCTTCTGAAATCTTAAAAGGAGAAGTAGATAAAAAGGTGCTTGCTGACAGGAAATTAGCTAAAAAAACCGTCTCGCACATTTGGGTGTTAGACAAGGGAAAATTGAAACAAGTGGCTGTGAAGCTGGGAATAGGTAATGATAGCTTTACAGAAATCCTGGAGGGTGATGTAAAAGAAGGCCAGGAGGTTGTGATAAGTGAGACCCTTCCTAGGGCAACTGTAAAAGGCCAGCAAAGGGTTCCCTGGAGCAGAGGCCGTTATTGA
- a CDS encoding DUF1425 domain-containing protein — MSSHTKVTSKHTKLNYYGFIIILMALSFIGCSTTAGIEGSLSATTGQDGQTVYRKNVIIHNDSLARNIQLVDMKSDFVGNLLRAHVFLLNKDNDTLNLQFKFSWFDEGGRELDPDTDAWTPVILYGNESKSLQGVAPNPNAKEFKIKIRELHND, encoded by the coding sequence ATGTCCAGCCATACAAAAGTAACTTCGAAGCATACAAAATTAAACTATTATGGGTTTATAATTATTTTGATGGCATTGTCCTTCATTGGTTGTTCCACCACAGCTGGTATTGAAGGCTCTCTGTCTGCAACTACCGGACAAGACGGGCAAACAGTATACAGAAAAAATGTGATCATTCATAACGACAGTTTAGCCCGGAACATTCAACTAGTGGATATGAAATCTGATTTTGTTGGAAACCTGCTCAGGGCTCATGTCTTTTTGCTTAACAAAGACAATGATACCTTAAATTTGCAGTTCAAGTTCTCCTGGTTTGATGAAGGCGGACGCGAATTAGACCCTGACACCGATGCATGGACTCCTGTAATACTCTATGGAAACGAATCCAAGTCATTGCAAGGTGTCGCTCCTAATCCCAATGCTAAAGAATTTAAGATAAAAATACGGGAGTTGCATAACGATTAA
- the lpoB gene encoding penicillin-binding protein activator LpoB: MPGLKKFVCGLSIVIVTGCSTSVKYEDATKVETTTTDFGSTDLQQIVNKMVDSLLTFPPIVQVTNERRPVIFVNTIKNKTLEHIDTESITDSIRTKILRSGKFRFVDMTKVDAVEKQFEFQNESGMVNKATAAAFGQQIGAEYMLYGNFSSIVKKAEDVRDIYYKFTLNLMHLETGIIEWADEKEIRKISERSFFGW; the protein is encoded by the coding sequence ATGCCGGGGTTAAAGAAATTTGTATGCGGATTAAGTATCGTAATTGTTACAGGGTGCTCTACGAGCGTAAAGTATGAAGATGCCACAAAGGTCGAAACAACAACAACCGACTTTGGGTCTACCGATTTACAGCAGATTGTTAACAAAATGGTTGACTCGCTCCTTACCTTTCCCCCCATTGTACAGGTGACCAATGAACGCCGCCCTGTTATATTTGTAAATACCATTAAAAATAAAACGTTAGAACATATCGATACAGAATCAATTACTGATTCTATAAGGACGAAGATCTTGCGTTCTGGCAAGTTTCGATTTGTTGACATGACAAAGGTAGATGCTGTTGAGAAACAGTTTGAATTCCAAAATGAAAGTGGCATGGTTAATAAAGCCACAGCCGCAGCCTTTGGTCAGCAGATTGGGGCTGAATATATGCTCTACGGTAATTTTTCGAGCATTGTAAAAAAAGCTGAAGATGTTCGCGACATTTATTATAAATTCACTCTTAATCTGATGCATCTGGAAACAGGTATTATTGAATGGGCAGACGAAAAAGAAATACGAAAAATTTCAGAGCGTAGCTTTTTCGGTTGGTAG
- a CDS encoding MBL fold metallo-hydrolase: protein MSATNGIAEFMKVTFLGTGTSHGVPMIACNCRVCTSNNPKNKRMRTSVLVSKNGCNILIDATPELRLQCIKNNVTRLDAVLITHPHADHIFGLDDLRRFNMVQHMDIPIYGTSKTLATIRNAFSYVFNNESDPGGYKPRFSMNVIHDKVKIGSLSVVPIEAIHGGGQVTGYRFEKFAYITDASEIPAGSLEKLKDLDVLVLGALRYIPHVKHFSIEQALRIVEQLKPRKAYFTHMCHDIEHEEDNRKLPAGVEFAFDGLVIDF, encoded by the coding sequence TTGTCTGCCACAAATGGGATTGCAGAATTTATGAAGGTAACATTCCTGGGCACCGGTACTTCACACGGCGTTCCCATGATAGCTTGTAATTGCAGGGTTTGTACGTCTAATAATCCGAAAAATAAACGGATGCGTACTTCTGTATTGGTCAGTAAAAATGGGTGCAATATCCTCATTGATGCCACACCGGAACTGAGACTTCAGTGCATTAAAAACAATGTCACAAGACTGGATGCAGTGCTTATTACCCATCCCCATGCCGACCACATTTTTGGTCTGGACGATCTTCGGCGATTCAATATGGTTCAACATATGGATATCCCCATTTATGGCACTTCTAAGACACTCGCTACCATACGAAATGCCTTTTCCTATGTTTTTAACAACGAATCAGATCCGGGTGGTTATAAACCCAGATTTTCTATGAACGTCATTCATGATAAAGTAAAAATAGGCAGCCTTTCTGTCGTGCCTATAGAAGCGATTCACGGTGGTGGGCAGGTAACGGGTTACCGGTTTGAGAAATTCGCTTACATTACCGATGCAAGCGAGATACCAGCCGGATCGCTGGAAAAATTAAAAGACCTGGATGTACTTGTTTTGGGAGCACTTCGCTATATCCCTCACGTAAAACACTTCAGCATCGAGCAGGCATTACGTATCGTCGAGCAGTTAAAACCACGGAAGGCTTACTTTACTCATATGTGTCATGATATTGAGCATGAAGAAGACAACAGGAAGCTTCCGGCGGGCGTCGAGTTTGCCTTTGATGGACTCGTGATCGATTTTTAA
- a CDS encoding acyltransferase — protein sequence MKVGFLQTSPIFGKKDENLQNAIQLIKQLDADLVVLPELFNTGYQFTSKEETLALAEKVPDGETTRTLINLSKEKHLYIVAGLSEREKGHCYNSAVLAGPNGFIGCYRKLHLFHNEKKWFEPGNVELNVYNIGYAKIGIMICFDWFFPEVPRYLALKGADIICHPANLVLPYCPQAMITRCLENRVFAITANRIGTEKRSEEALTFIGTSQIVGTKGEVLYRASSDQDEAIVLEINPKIARDKQVTPMNHLFSDRRLKFVIPGEERE from the coding sequence ATGAAGGTTGGTTTTTTGCAAACATCACCCATTTTTGGGAAAAAGGATGAGAATCTACAGAATGCTATTCAGCTAATAAAGCAACTAGATGCCGACCTGGTGGTCTTACCGGAATTATTTAATACCGGTTATCAGTTTACATCAAAAGAAGAAACCCTTGCGTTGGCAGAAAAAGTTCCTGATGGAGAAACGACACGTACACTGATCAATCTGTCAAAAGAAAAACATCTTTATATCGTAGCAGGCCTGTCTGAACGGGAAAAAGGGCATTGTTATAACTCGGCTGTATTGGCAGGACCAAATGGATTCATTGGCTGCTATAGAAAGCTCCATCTATTCCACAATGAAAAAAAGTGGTTCGAGCCGGGAAATGTGGAATTGAACGTCTATAACATCGGGTATGCAAAGATTGGTATCATGATCTGTTTTGATTGGTTCTTTCCCGAAGTCCCAAGATACCTGGCCTTAAAGGGAGCAGATATTATCTGTCACCCAGCTAACCTTGTCCTGCCGTATTGTCCACAGGCTATGATAACACGATGTCTTGAAAATAGGGTCTTTGCTATTACTGCTAATCGTATCGGTACCGAGAAACGTTCGGAAGAAGCGCTTACTTTTATCGGTACCAGCCAGATTGTAGGGACAAAGGGGGAAGTCTTATATCGTGCCTCATCTGATCAGGATGAGGCAATCGTTCTTGAAATTAACCCAAAAATCGCACGTGATAAGCAAGTGACCCCAATGAATCATCTATTCAGTGACCGACGGTTAAAGTTCGTTATTCCCGGTGAGGAAAGAGAGTAA
- a CDS encoding type 1 glutamine amidotransferase, translated as MKALIISADNFEDSELLVPYYRLKEEGIQVDIASIRKDKIKGKHGYEVTVDKTLQEVSPGDYDVLILPGGKAPETIRKERAAIEIVKHFFQKNKPVSAICHGPQTLITAGLLKGRHATCYKSVAQEMKDAGAMYEDKEVVVDGNLVTSRQPSDLPAFLREMMNTLNL; from the coding sequence ATGAAGGCACTGATAATAAGCGCAGACAATTTCGAAGACTCTGAACTTCTTGTCCCGTATTATCGATTAAAAGAAGAGGGAATTCAGGTAGACATTGCATCCATAAGAAAGGACAAGATAAAGGGGAAGCACGGTTATGAGGTAACAGTAGACAAAACTTTGCAGGAGGTGAGTCCCGGTGATTATGATGTTCTTATCCTCCCTGGTGGAAAGGCCCCTGAAACCATAAGGAAAGAAAGGGCAGCCATTGAAATAGTAAAACATTTTTTTCAGAAGAACAAACCCGTTTCTGCCATATGTCACGGGCCGCAGACACTGATAACAGCAGGCTTGTTAAAAGGCAGACATGCAACCTGTTATAAGTCTGTGGCTCAGGAAATGAAGGATGCCGGTGCCATGTATGAGGATAAGGAGGTTGTTGTCGATGGTAATCTTGTCACATCAAGACAGCCTTCGGATTTACCCGCTTTTTTAAGAGAGATGATGAACACACTAAACTTATAA